In a single window of the Scyliorhinus canicula chromosome 1, sScyCan1.1, whole genome shotgun sequence genome:
- the LOC119959608 gene encoding uncharacterized protein K02A2.6-like, translating into MEIDTGAAVSVMGVAAFRKIKDGLQLLTLTKTSTKLKTYTGEPLEVLGTTHVPVEYEKQLLRLPLVIVEGSGPSLIGRNWLKDLKLDWMKIFQSGSGQLSGVLQKYPEVFQEGLGEIVGAKATLHVDPEALPKFCKARPVPFALRKKVDDEIERLQRDGIIRPVQFSKWAVPVVPILKPDGSIRLCGDFKQTVNKYALLDKYPIPKIDDLYAKLAGGLLFTKLDMSHAYLQLKLDKGSQKFATINTLKGLFRYTRLPFGVSSACAIFQRTMENILQGLPQVVIYLDDVLITGRTNREHLRNLEEVLRRFAKAGVRLNREKCVFLAPQVTYLGYKVDESGLHSLEDRVRAIKESPAPTTVHELRSFLGLVTYYGKFIENRASILEPLHQLLKKGQEWKWSAHQNRAFRDIKEQLSSENVLEHYDPRKELVVTCDASPYGVGAVLAHRGRNGEERPIAYALRTLAMAERKYAQIKKEGLAVIFAVKKFHQYLYGRKFTIVTDHKLLLGLFKEDKSIPPIASARIQRWALLLAAYRYVLEHRPETRVAHADALSRLPLPDTPPQIPKVEETVMTLIFLDTLPVDAQHIRLWVQKDLVLAKMKHLLLTGELERPVEPQMHPYWSRRNQITVEDGILLWGARVIVPAQGRQAILTELHHRHPGVSKMKMLARSYVWWPGLDTDIAALVRRCQECQQGQRVPPAAPLHPWEWPGRPWTRLHIDHAGPFIGSMFLVIVDAHSKWLDVHQVNTASTASTIEKLRASFATHGLPEVLVSDNGTAFTSGEFGKFLKENGVRHIKTAPYHPATNGLAERAVQTLKAGLKKQPAASIDTKLSRWLFDYRTTLHSTTGIPPAELLMGRRLRTRLSLLFPNVTGKVEKQQKAQRRGHDNSRQQRYFLVGVPVWVKNYGNGPTWVKGTVESQTGPI; encoded by the coding sequence atggaaatagacacgggtgccgccgtatcagtaatgggagtggcagcatttagaaaaatcaaagatggactccagctactaaccctaacaaaaacatcaacaaaacttaaaacctacacgggggaacccctggaagttctgggcacgactcatgtacccgtggaatatgagaaacaattgctcagattaccgttggtgatagtagagggctccggaccgagcttaattggacggaactggctgaaagacctgaaattagattggatgaaaattttccagagtggaagcgggcagttgagtggagtactccaaaaatacccggaggtcttccaggaaggtttgggggaaatcgtaggcgccaaagcaactttgcacgtggacccagaagctcttccgaaattttgtaaggccaggccggtaccttttgcattaaggaagaaagtagatgacgaaatagaaaggttacagcgcgacggcattatcagaccagtacagttctcgaaATGGGCagtgccggtggtaccaattttgaagccagacggctcgatacgtctctgtggagatttcaaacagacagtaaacaaatacgcactgctggacaaatacccaatcccgaaaatagacgacctatatgccaaattggcaggtgggcttttgttcacaaaactagacatgagccacgcctacctgcagttaaaactggacaagggctcccagaagttcgctacgatcaacactctgaagggcctttttcgttatactaggctaccttttggagtgtcatcagcctgcgctatattccagcgtacgatggaaaatattctgcagggactaccgcaggtggtgatttatttggacgatgtcttaatcacgggtaggacaaacagggaacacttaaggaacctggaggaggtgctcaggcgtttcgcaaaggcaggtgtACGGCTAaacagggaaaaatgtgtttttctggccccacaagtgacgtacctgggatataaagtagacgagtcaggcttacattcattagaagacagagtaagggcaataaaagaatccccagctcccaccacggtccatgagttacgatcatttctagggttggtaacctattatggaaaatttattgaaaatagggcgtccatcctagaacccctccaccagctactaaaaaaggggcaagaatggaaatggtccgcccaccaaaaccgagcatttagggacattaaggaacagctgtcatccgaaaatgtcctagagcattatgacccaaggaaggagttggtggtcacttgtgatgcatccccctacggggtaggagccgtcttagcccatagaggaaggaatggggaagaacggccaatagcctacgctttgaggaccttggcgatggctgagaggaagtacgcccaaatcaagaaggaaggactggcggtgatattcgcagtaaaaaaatttcaccagtatctgtacgggcggaaattcaccatagtgacggaccataagctatTATTAGGGTTAttcaaagaagacaagtcaatacccccgattgcatcagctagaatccaacgctgggcgttgctactggcggcatatagatacgttctggagcacagaccggaaACGCgtgtagcacatgcagatgctttgagcagacttccgctcccggacactccgccgcaaataccaaaagtagaggagacagtaatgactctaatttttttggacaccctaccagtagacgcacaacatattcggttgtgggtGCAAAAAGAcctagttttagccaagatgaagcatttactgctaacaggggaactggaaagaccagtggagccccagatgcacccatactggagcagaaggaacCAAATAACTGtcgaagacggtatcctattatggggagcccgggtaatcgtcccagctcagggccgtcaggcaatcttaactgagttacatcacagacacccaggggtgtctaaaatgaagatgctagctcgaagctacgtttggtggccaggtttggacacagacatagcagccttggtacgtcggtgccaggagtgccaacaggggcaaagagtgccaccagcggcgccattgcacccatgggaatggccaggcagaccgtggacccgcctgcatattgaccacgctggccctttcataggctcaatgtttttggtgatagtggacgcccactccaaatggttggacgtccaccaggtaaacacggcaagcacagcatcgacaattgaaaagctcagggcctcatttgcaacacatggacttccggaagtATTGGTGTCAGACAACGGaacagcattcacaagtggggaatttggaaaattcctgaaggaaaacggagtccgtcacatcaaaacggccccttaccatccagcgaccaacggcctggcagagagagcggtccagacacttaaagcgggacttaagaagcagccggcagcgtcaatagacacaaagctctcccgctggctgtttgattacaggaccacactgcattccacaacgggcataccgccagctgaactcttaatgggaaggcggctgcgaacgaggctgagtctccttttcccaaatgtaacggggaaagtggagaaacaacagaaggcccaacgcaggggacatgataatagtcggcagcagagatatTTCCTGGTGGGggtaccggtttgggtcaagaattatgggaatggaccaacgtgggtcaaaggcacggtagagtcccaaacagggcccata